The Theobroma cacao cultivar B97-61/B2 chromosome 2, Criollo_cocoa_genome_V2, whole genome shotgun sequence genome includes the window atttgacttaaaataaaaatataaaattttaattaaataaaataaaataataaaaaaatatttaaatttttttagatagtttagagaCTTTTTGAACATTATGCCAAATATATGTAGTAAAAAGATATCacacaattattaaattaatctaTAACTATAaccctttttttcttatttgttcGCTTCTTTTActtcaatttttgtttcctattaaattattttgtcttATACATTGGTATTTATATTCTTCTAAAATActattttaactatttttaatcaatatttctTAAATAGGACCCATTAACatgacaagaaaataatataaaattaagaaagttTGGATTTAAGTTATCGTGTTTCGTATCTTAAAAACGAGTTAAATTCGCTTAATtcacataaaacacattttatcCGTTTAATTAATGATGTTATGGTGTCAATTTGTataatataacatatttaatcaatttatGACACTTATTTAAACAGGTTAATCGTGTGTTATAATAGtgtattattatataaatttacatcattttttttttgaaattacaccacttttcttttaaagatcAAACTCCCCTCAAGCTAATACACGTGGTAATTTTGGATTGGACCTAAATCGAGAAATTATTCCGTAGGGCCAAGCACTACTACTAGTGATCTAAGCTATACACTACGGGATTTACGAGCTTACGAGCTCGTGACAGGACACGGGACACGTGGAGACGCGGCGACGAGTAGCAACACAAGATGGTCTGAGTCGTAATTAttcaaaaactcaaaaaattcAGTGGCTCCAAGCCTCGGTTTTGACGGCAGCCAGTTGAGGACAAAAACCAGGCCAACCAATCCGTTACACTTGTCACGCGACCGTAGCAGAAAAACAAGGTGAAAAAAACACGACGACATTGAAATGACGCCATCTAAAGGATAAGTATCCCAGTAGGATCACGTGCCGTCCATTCTTTCTATTTTATCTTGCCGTTgctaataataatatttaagataaaattagtttgtttgatttttaaaattaaaaataaaatatatcttatcttatttactatatattttatttaaaattatttattattttaataataaacgaatgaatttatcaattaaatcAATCATTTGTCTATATCATTATACCGaacaaattgatatttgactTTGTACATTGAAATTAAGATAAGATAATAAACTATTATTATTCGGGTTCAGATAGATCGTAAATATTTGTCAGTATCATTTGAAACTCAATATCCACCGCAAGGCAAAATTACTTtattgattttcaaattcaaaactagggaatatttgtttttgtcgAATACATTGAGGAAAATTTTGCTGAATAGTAGAATTAATAATTGAGCAAGGTCTCGGGGGTCCACTCTGTTGTGTACAAAATTGGGTTAGTAGTAGATTGAGGTTGAGAGCGGTTTGCTTGAATTGTTGCGTAAATTGGCTAGGAACCTTCCAACTTTTCTACTTTGTCGTGGCGTGGCCTTCCTCCTAAAAAGCTTCACACATAAGATagttaaaggtaaaatttttaagataaaatacattcatttattcaatttttattataattatatataaatttattaatttttaaaataaatacttcatttcaaatatataaacaatgaTATTACCTAAatgtttcattctttttctttttttcaagtCTATCGACGACTTTTTCTTATATCTGTCAATCATCTTGCTGTTAAATCTAATCATTAAATGCTATATTTGATTGGATCTCTTAAACTCCTTTGGCGAACACCATATGCTCCTTTCGAGATCCCTTGAAAAATGTCGCAAGGAGCGAGTGACTGGtggaaagatttttttttgaaaaaagatagataaatttttatatgaaaattataatttatataatggtaatttttataattaataaataatacattttttaaaatattaccGTGTTATCAAactaatgaaaatattaaaagttgATTAACGTGTTCAgcgaaaatatttttttcaacgaagtgtttattttgaaaattattgactAATGTGTTCAACGAAAATATTCTTTTACGATagagtatttattttaaaaaccaATAACCCACgtgtaattaaaaaatattgttttgagaATGAGTGTTTAGTTTGAAAACTAATTGATCCACATGCTATTATGGTTAAAGGTCAAGGAAGTTAGTgtatttattcaaatttttattatatgattattgtattttttatataaaaaatacgaataaaatttatttacatGGTTATTTGTCAATTGGTTGaccaattcaaatttttaatgatcacaataaaaagaaagtctTTAAAGCAATTGTCgaaataattcataattgtCTACctcttttcatttattttcatcGATATTactattgttattatttatattttttatgataatttactctaatttattaaataattatttataaattttgtaaCGCATCAATTcaatgtcattttttttaaatattgtgttgtttaaaacttactgtacttttcttttttctctttttctttaaatatatattagtttttttcCTTATGTTATTATAGCACAAGTGACTCTCACgaagaaaattatattaaaattattggaTCGATTCAATTATTTAACCACACattaatatttaacatcaATTATAGTTAATAATAACGTGTTAAGAGGTGTTTTTAAAAAGAGATGATCTTGATTAAGgacatgattaaattaaattattattttaactaatgtaaattttaattactttatatatatatactttctCTTATATACCAAACATTATAATATAGTTTTCCAACTATCATGCTACATTGGAAGACTCAGACACCATCTAAGAGTAAGTTACAAAATCAATACTTTATAcatgttaatatatatttactatttttctgttaaatataaaaggaaaaaaatcatattactagttttaattttcataatttcatatGTTAGAATTCTTGAACATTCGAtccaataataaaaaatatgacgTGTCGATTtattgaaacaaaattttaaaaaaattatttatgggtatgtatatatacagattaaaaataattaagaaaataatacattatttataaatttcatttaaaatttatcaaaagccAAAGTAATGGATAGAGTGGTAAAAACAGGAAACCTTGAAAATCCAGTACAATACAAGACCTTGCTCTTTTAACCTCGACTGATGGTCACCAATCTCTTTGCTTCTGTAGAAGTATAAGCTTCACCAATTGGCAACTCCCAATCATCACAAAATACTTTCAAGCCTTTGTTTTCGAATCATCCACTTGACAAACAAATGATGGGCATTGCTTAGTCATCGTTGTTCATTCGCTTCCAAGTTCCACTCCCTAAGATATTTTCCCAATTTCCCACTTCTCACAGCCACATCTCTCTACAGTCTCTCCTCTCCATTTTCACCTCAGTGAGATATAGCTTGTCAGGAATTGGTACTAGTAATTAAGTTAAAGTTAAGACACCCTTCAACCTTCTCGTAGTAATTTGTTAGATTTTCAAGGTGCTCTGTTCTGGGATTCCTCTGTTGTGTGCTTTTTCTTTGATATTTTTCAGTCTGGGAATTCTTGCAAAGctttacaaaagaaaagaattgtTACCCACATGGGATTGGTTCCAATTGGAAAACCCAGAATCACAGACCTGgaaaaacaacaacaacaacgaAAATGGATTCAAAGTTGCGTTTAATCCAACAATCTCTCAACACCCGTTACTCCGAATGGATCCGCGAAGCTCTCGATGATTTACCAGACAATTTCACCATCACGGATCCTTCGATTTCAGGCCACCCAATCGTTTTCGCCAGCCGCGGCTTCTTGAAAATGTCGCGTTACTCACGAGAAGAAGTGATTGGGCAAAATGGGAAGATATTTCAGGGGCCGAAAACTAATCCAAGGACGGTGATGGAAATAAGGGAAGCGATTCGAGAAGAGAGGGGTGTTGAGGTCAGTTTGTTGAATTACCGTAAAGATGGTACGCCGTTTTGGATGTTGTTTCATATGAGACCGGTTTTTGGGAAAGAAGACGGAAGGGTGATTCATTTCGTGGCGGTTCAGGTTCCGATTTCGACGAAACAGAGGAGGAACGGAGGGGTGAGTTTGAGTGAGGATGGGTCGGGTTTGAATGAGGTTGTGTTTGGGTCTTGTAGGAAGGAAGTTGATTCCGATTCTTTGCTGGAATTGCGTCGCGTTTTGTCCTTGGATTCGGGTAGTAAAGGTTCGTTTCTTAAGCTATACTTTTTGTGTGTAGCCATTATCGATTGATCAACTGCACATTTAATGTGAAAATGTTATCATAAACAGCATTTTAACCACTCCATCAACAATGTTTATTTGCTTTAGAGCTTGTCATCCAATATCTGCTGTTAATTGATGTTTCACCCTTTGTTTAGACGACAAAAGTTGACACTATATTCTCATCTTCCATTATTGTTTTTGGATTTACTTGACTGAGTTCTCATCTATCAAGTCTATATTACAGTATTAGATATCGAAGAGACATGCAAGGCAAGTGATTTTGAGGAGCGAAGGGCTGCAACGGCATTTAACAATATCTTGTCTGTGCTAACCCACTGTAGTGAGTTGACCGGCAGATTGGTCTGTGGGAAGAGATGCAGTGTACCTGGGGCAGGCTACGTTAGTTCATCACTAAATATATCACTTGGTAGAATCAAACAAAGCTTTGTACTGTGAGTTGTTTGcaaattcttaattttcctACTTTATAGTAGATAACCTGCTTTGTCTGGATTTCTGATGTCTTTGCTTTTTGTTACCGGCAACACATTTCCGTGGGCTTGCAGAATTGATCCACATTTACCTGACATGCCTATAGTTTATGCAAGTGATGCGTTCTTAAGATTGACAGGTGCTTCAATATGCTTTTCCAATTTCCAATATTAAGCATCATGGATTTAATctcatataattatttcaCCAGTCGTAATTGAAAGATCCAGAGCAAacagtttataaatttatttaaagatgCAGTTTATATAGCTGCTTATAtacttctttgcctttataGGCTATGATAGACATGAAGTGTTGGGGCATAATTTTAGAGTCTTGAATGGTGTTGATACAGATACTTCAACTCTACATCAGGTAGTTCTTTTATCCAATATAACTTTTAAACTATTATGGGTGCATGGTTAACATTTATTGCCTACCGTTTGCCAGATAAAGGAAAGCATTCAAACAGAACAAGCATGCACAGTACGTATCTTAAGTTACAGGTTGATACTTTCTCACTTCCAATGTTTATTGAAGAATGGCATTATGTCCATAAGGTCTAAGT containing:
- the LOC18610489 gene encoding protein TWIN LOV 1 isoform X1 yields the protein MDSKLRLIQQSLNTRYSEWIREALDDLPDNFTITDPSISGHPIVFASRGFLKMSRYSREEVIGQNGKIFQGPKTNPRTVMEIREAIREERGVEVSLLNYRKDGTPFWMLFHMRPVFGKEDGRVIHFVAVQVPISTKQRRNGGVSLSEDGSGLNEVVFGSCRKEVDSDSLLELRRVLSLDSGSKVLDIEETCKASDFEERRAATAFNNILSVLTHCSELTGRLVCGKRCSVPGAGYVSSSLNISLGRIKQSFVLIDPHLPDMPIVYASDAFLRLTGYDRHEVLGHNFRVLNGVDTDTSTLHQIKESIQTEQACTVRILSYRKDKSSFWNCLHLSPVRNASGKIAYFVGVQIEDDCKNRDGHGLSPEMRQLSAVGAVKVAVRTSSISAGSSKS
- the LOC18610489 gene encoding protein TWIN LOV 1 isoform X2 — encoded protein: MDSKLRLIQQSLNTRYSEWIREALDDLPDNFTITDPSISGHPIVFASRGFLKMSRYSREEVIGQNGKIFQGPKTNPRTVMEIREAIREERGVEVSLLNYRKDGTPFWMLFHMRPVFGKEDGRVIHFVAVQVPISTKQRRNGGVSLSEDGSGLNEVVFGSCRKEVDSDSLLELRRVLSLDSGSKVLDIEETCKASDFEERRAATAFNNILSVLTHCSELTGRLVCGKRCSVPGAGYVSSSLNISLGRIKQSFVLIDPHLPDMPIVYASDAFLRLTGYDRHEVLGHNFRVLNGVDTDTSTLHQIKESIQTEQACTEGQKLILELSSLISCS